ACCAACGGCTTCTCCGAACTGATCGGCGAGGTCTTCGGCGAAGCGGGCAAGCACGCCCGCAGCGCCTTCGGGGTGGCACAGGTCCCGCTGGGTGCCTGCGTCGAGATCGAGCTGATCGCCGAGGTGGCCTGAGGCCATGGCGCTGATCGCTCTGCCCTCCCGCCCCCTGCTGGCCGGCCTGGGCGCCGCGTGCGCGTTGTCCGTCGGATTTGCCCTCTACGCGCAGCACCAGTGGGGCATGGAGCCCTGCCCCTGGTGCATCCTGCAGCGCATCCTGTTCGTCGCGGTGGCGGTGTTGAGCCTGGTCGGCGCAGCGCTCCCGGCCGGCTGGCCACGCCGTGCGCCGGCGCTGGGGGGCGTGCTGCTGTCCGCATCCGGCATGGCGGCCGCACTGTGGCAACACTTCGTCGCCGCCCGCACCAACTCGTGCGCCCTCACCCTGGCCGACAAAATCATCAGCGGGCTGGGCCTCGACACCCGCTGGCCCGAGGTCTTCGAAGTGCGCGCATCGTGTGCCGACGCCGCGGTGAACCTGATTGGCGTGCCCTTCGAGTTCTGGAGCCTGGCGCTGTTCGCCATCGCCGGTCTGGTGCTGCTGACGGTGGCCGTCACGCCTGCACGCCGTGCTTGATCAGGATCCTGCCTTCCCCACCGCGCTCGTCGATTTCCCCCTGCCCGACGGCCCGGGCCGTGCGCGCTGGCGCTTCGACCGCCCGACACAATGGCTGGTGGCCCATGACCCCAGCCAGGTCGCCAGCCTGCTGGACGCGGCGCACGCGCTCGCCCAGGCCGGGCAATGGTGCGTGGGTTGGGTGGCCTACGAGGCCGCACCCGGCCTGAACCCGCACCTGCCGGTCAAGGCCCTGCCCCCCGGGCAACCCTACGCCATCTGGGCCGTCTTCGACAAAGCCGAAGCCTGGGATGGCAGCCCGCTGGCCGCACCCGAGCCCCCCTGGTCTGCCAGCGAATGGGCCGCCGAACTGGACGAAGCCGCCGTACTGGGCCGCGTCGAAACCATTCGCGAGTTGATCCGCGCGGGCGAGGTCTACCAGATCAACCTCACCGCCCGCCTGCGCAGCCCCTTTGAAGGCGGCTCCGAAGGCATGTGGCCGTACTTTCGCGCGCTGCAGCGCAGCCAGCCCGAGGGCTACACGCTGATGCTGGACGCGCGGGCGGCCTGCCGTGCGCCGGGCGCCGTGCTGAGCGTCTCGCCCGAATTGTTCTTCGACTGGGACGGCGAGACCCTGGTGACCCGGCCGATGAAGGGCACGGCCGCGCGGCAGCCCGAGGCGCAGGCCGATGCACGCGCCGCCGACAACCTGCGCAGCAGCGACAAGGAACGCGCCGAGAACCTGATGATCGTCGACCTGCTGCGCAACGACCTGTCGCGCGTGGCCGAGGTCGGGTCGGTGCGCGTGCCCTCGCTGTTCGACCTGCACGCCCTGCCAACGGTCTGGCAGATGACGTCCACCGTCACCGCGCGCAGCCGGGCGGGCCTTCGCCTGAGCGAAGCGTTTGCGGCCCTGTTCCCGTGCGGCTCGGTCACCGGGGCCCCCAAGCGGCAGGCCATGCACCACATTGCCCGGCTCGAGCGCAGTGCCCGCGGCGTGTACTGTGGTGCCGTTGGCCTGATGCAGCCCGGCGGGCGGGTCACGTTCAATGTGCCCATCCGCACCGTGTGCCTGCACACGCCCCCACCGCCCGCGCCCTGGCGTGCCGAGTGCGGCATCGGCAGCGGCATCACGCTGGACGCCACCGGCCCCGGCGAGGTGCTTGAATGGCAGGCCAAACGTGGCTTTCTGTACCGCGCGGCACAGCCCTTCCAGCTGATCGAATCCCTGCGTCTCGAGGACGGACGACTGTGTCGGGTGGACCGCCACCTTGCGCGCCTGGCGGGCAGTGCCACGCATTTCGGCTGGCCTGCGCTGACCCCGGCGCAACGCCATGATCTGGATCACGCCCTGCGCCAGATTGCGCTTGCCCACCCCACTGGTGTGCACAAGGTCAGGCTGCTGCTGGGCCCCGACGGCCGCTTCAGCGTGGAAGCGGCTGCCCTTTCCGGTCCGGGCACACCCGGCGTCGAACCGGCATCCGTGCGCGTGGCGCTGGCCCGCACACCCATGCCCCCGGCGGACGACTTCATCCGTCACAAGACCACCCGACGCCAGGCCTACGCCGGCTTTGTGCCGCCGCCCGGTTGCTTCGACACCCTGCTGCACAACGAGGCGGGCCTGCTCACCGAATTCACGATCGGCAACCTCGCCCTGAAGCTGGGCGGAACCTGGTGCACCCCGCCGCTCGAGGCAGGCCTGCTGCCCGGCGTGATGCGCGCTGCGGCACTGGCCAGCGGCGAACTGCAGGAGCACCCGCTCCACCGCACCGACCTGCTGAAAGCAGGCGACGCAGCATTGCTCAACAGCGTGCGCGGGTGGGTTCCCGTCGACCTGACGGACCTCCAGCAGCAAGCCCGCCTGGCCGGCTGGGCTGCGCCAGCCTGACGCGAAAAGTCCCCCGCCGTGCCAAAAGCGCTGTACACGGGCGGGCATTCTTCACACAATAAATACCGATTGGTCACTTTATGACTTATCAGTAAATCCACCCTTCTCAGGAGCCCTTCATGCGTCACGCCCTCCGCTCGATCACGGTCCGCCTCGGTCTCGCCACCCTGCTGGCCGCCGCCGCTGTCGCGCCCGCCTCGGCGTCCACCTCCGTGCTGCAGCGCTACTTGCAATGCAAGCACACCACGTTGACGGAGTTCCCCGGCACCATCGTGGATGCGGCCGTCGCCACGCCCGAACTCAGCACGCTGGTCAACCTGGTTCAGGCCGCCAACCTCGTGGGCCCGCTGAGCGGCAAGGGCCCGCTGACGGTGTTCGCACCCACCAACGCCGCCTTCGGCAAGGTGCCGCCGGCGCTGCTCAACCTGATCGGCAGCGATGTCGGCCTCCTCACCAGCGTGCTGACCTACCACGTCACCCCGGGCACCGCAGACCCGCGCCGCAGCCTGCTGTCTAGCCAGGTCACCACGCTGCAGGGTCAGAGCCTGTTCCTGGTCTACGACGGCAACGGCGCCTCGGTGAACCAGTCGGTGGCGGCCTGCAAGGGCGTCAAGACCACGAACGGCACGGTGTGGATCATCGACAGCGTGCTGCTGCCCCAGTTCCGCTGACACCATCCGGCCAGGGCAGCATGACCCGCATCACACCGGGTTCACGCTTCCCTGGCAGACTTCGGGTCCTCGAATTGAAGGACCCACTCCATGCGACTGCTCCACACCATGCTGCGCGTCGGCGATCTGCAGCGATCGATCGACTTCTACACCCAGGCCCTGGGCATGACGCTGCTGCGGACCACCGATCGGCCTGAACAGCAGTACACGCTGGCCTTCCTGGGCTACGGGCGCAACCCCGAGCACGCCGAGATCGAGCTGACTTACAACTACGGCGTGAGCCAGTACGAACTGGGCACAGCCTATGGCCACATCGCCATCGGTGTGGACAACGCCGCCGCGGTCTGCGACGCTGTGCGCGCCAAGACGGCCACGCTGGGTGGCGCGGTCACGCGCGAAGCGGGCCCCATCAAGGGCGGCACCACCGTGATCGCGTTCATCACCGATCCCGATGGCTACAAGGTAGAGCTCATCGAGCGCCCCGAGGCGGCCAACGAGCTCAACGCCTGAGCCAGGCCCCTTTCACGGCAGGCGGAAGTTGCCGACCGCGTGGGCCAGCGCCTCGGCCTGGTGCTTGAGGGCCCGGGCGGCCGCCGCGGTCTGCTCCACCAGCGCTGCGTTCTCCTGCGTGACGCGGTCCAGGTCCTGAACCGCGCGCCCGACCTGCGCCACGCCCGCGCTCTGCTCGCGTGAGGCGGTCGCGATGTCGGACAGCAAGCCGTTCATGCGCTGGGCGTTGGCCACGATGTCGGCCATGGTCGTGCCCGCGCCCTGTACCACGGTCGCGCCACTGGTGACGCGGGTGACGCTGTCCTGAATCAACTGCTTGATCTCGTGAGCTGCCGTCGCGCTGCGCCGGGCCAATGCGCGCACCTCGCCGGCCACCACCGCAAAGCCGCGCCCCTGCTCGCCGGCCCTCGCGGCCTCCACCGCGGCATTCAGCGCCAGGATGTTGGTTTGGAAGGCGATCCCGTCGATCACGCCGATGATGTCGCCGATGCGAGACGAAGACTGATGGATTTCGCTCATCGTGTGCACGACGCGTTCGATCTCGGCCCCGCCGCGGGTGGCCACATCGGCATTGCCCGAGGCCATCTCGGCAGCCGTCATCGCATGGGCCGCGGTCTGCTGCACCGTGGCGGCCATCTGCTCCATCGACGAAGCCGACTCTTCCAGGTTGGCGGCCGTGCGCTCCGTGCGGGTGGACAGGTCCAGCGAGCCAGCCGCGATCTCGGAGCTCGATTCCACGATGACCTGGGCCGCTGCGCGCACCTCGCTGACGAGGCCACGCATCGCGCGCTGCATGTCGGCCATGGTGTTCATCAAGGCCGCCGCCTCGTCCTTGCCCCATGGGCGCGGTGAGGTGGTCAGGTCACCGCGCGTCATGGCAACCAGGTGGTGACGGACCTCGTCCATGCCGCCCCGCGTGACGCGGTAGAAGCAATACAGCAGGTAGGCCGCCAGCACGACGCACACGGTGGTCAGCACACTGACCGCCCACACCCCGCGCTGAAGATCGCGCTCGCGCTCCGCCAGCAGGCCATCGAGCGCGGGCAGCCCCGCATGGAACAACCGAAAGCCCGCCTGGACAGCGGCGTTGCCTGCCCGATTCACCCCGTTCACATCCGGCGGCAGCGGCTTGCCCGCCACCCGATCGACGGCGAGTGCAACCAGCGAAGCAACCGGCTCTCGGAGGGCCTCCACGGGCAAGGCGGCGCTGGCCTGCGCTTCGCTGGACTTGCGCAGCGAGGTTTCGATCTGCGCCATGCGACGCAGCAGGGTCTGCGCGTCGCGGTCCATCTCGGCCACCGCTTCGGGCTGGGCCCCGCCCCGCTTGACGGCCGTCACGAGCCGCCCGCGCAGGCGCCCCGCCGTGGCGGCCAGATCCGGTGCGGCAATCATCACCGCGTCCATCATGTAATAGCTCGCGATCTCCGGGTCGAGCGCCAGATTCGACTGGTCCACCACCGCATCCAGCATCGCGAACTGCTGCTGCAGGGCCAGGTTGAAGGCTTCGAAGATCGCCTCTGCATCGGACAGCGGCATCGCTTCAGCACGGGTCAGCGCATCGGTCAGGGGCTTCCAGCGTGATGTCACGCCCAGCAAGGCGCCATGCGCCGCGTGCTGGGCCGACAAGGCCTCCAGCGCCTTGCGTACCGCCATCCGGGCGGGTTCCAGGGCGGCGGCTGACTCACCCCGCGCAGCGGCGCGCGCCTGCTGTCGCAACGTCGTGGTCGACTCCACCAATGTCAGCAAAGGACCCGCGTACGCCACGCCCGCCCGCTCGGCTTCCACAAACCGCAGATCCAGATGGTGCGACCACTGGTAGGAAGCGCCCAGCACCACCAGCGGCACCAGGAAGGCCGCCGAAATGATCAGCGCCTTGGCCCGGAAACCGAGGCTGCGGAACAGCCTGACGCCGGGCGCCCAGATGCCGTGGTACTGGAAGAATCCGCGCACGGGGTGCGCGCGTGGCGTGCGAACCTCGGTGGCATCCTGAACGCGGTCGCGCGACCAGGGCACCGGGGCATGGGGGGACATCGTGCTCATCAGGGCTCCTTGGGAAAACCTTCCTGCCGGATGAGGCGGAGCCAGCCTCGATCGGGGTTGCTGTGACGGAATGCCGACATTCCATCACTGCCCGGGTTCTTCCCAAATCCTGAAAAAGCCGTGCTTTTTACCGGACTAATGTGCACCTTGAACGTGCACGCCGGCAAGGTGCATCAATACCGTGCGGCCGGGATGCGGGGCGTGTCCACCCGCACGTCGCCGCACTGGGCACGGTGGCGCAGCGCGTGATCGATCAGAACCAGGGCCAGCATCGCTTCGGCAATCGGCGTGGCACGGATGCCCACGCACGGGTCATGGCGCCCGAAGGTCTCCACCGTGGCAGCCTGCCCCGCCAGATCGATCGACTGGCGCGGCGTGCGGATCGAGCTGGTTGGCTTGATGGCGATGGCCACGCGGAGATCCTGGCCGGTCGAAATGCCACCCAGCACGCCGCCGGCGTGGTTCGAGCCGAAGCCCTCGGCGTACAGCTCGTCGCCATGCACCGAACCGCGCTGGCTGACGCTCTCGAATCCCGCACCGATCTCGACACCCTTGACCGCATTGATGCCCATCATCGCGTAGGCAATGTCGGCATCGAGCTTGTCGAACAACGGCTCGCCCAGGCCCACCGGCATGCCGGACGCCTCGACGATCAGCTTCGCGCCGCAGGAATCGCCTGCCTTGCGCAGTTCGTCCATGTAGGCCTCGAGCTGCTCGATCTGGCTCGCGTTGGCCGCAAAGAACGGGTTGTTCGGCACGTGCGCCCAGTCCTCGAACGCGATCGGCAGCTCTCCCAGCTGCGTCATGCAGCCGCGGATCTCGGTGCCGAACTGCTCGCGCAGCCACTTCTTGGCCACCGCCCCCGCCGCCACCATCGGGGCCGTCAGCCGGGCCGACGAGCGACCGCCGCCGCGCGGATCGCGGATGCCGTACTTGTGCCAGTAGGTGTAGTCGGCGTGACCGGGGCGGAAGGTCTGCAGGATGTTGCCGTAGTCCTTGCTGCGCTGGTCGGTGTTGCGGATCAGCAGCGCAATCGGGGCGCCCGTGGTGCGCCCTTCGTAGACGCCACTGAGGATCTCGACGGCATCGGGCTCATTGCGCTGCGTGACATGGCGCGAGGTCCCAGGGCGACGGCGGTCGAGGTCGGGCTGGATGTCCGCTTCGGACAGAGCCATCCCCGGCGGGCAGCCGTCGATGACGCAACCGATGGCCGGGCCATGCGATTCGCCGAAGTTCGTGACCGTGAACAAGAGACCGAAGGTGCTGCCAGCCATTGCGCCAACCAGAGTGAGGAAACCGGAAAACCTGCATTGTCGCCGATCGCATGGCGACACGCGCAAACGCGAACGCCCGGCGCGGGCCGGGCGTGAGGCGGAAAACGGCGCGCCCGCCGCTTCAACGCGGGCGGATCAGAGCAGCGCCGGGCGCTCTGCCGCGCCCTCTTCTTCCACCGGCCAGTCGCGGATGTAGGCCTTGAGCATGCGGTTCTCGAAGTCCTGCCCGTCCACCACGGCCTTGGCCACGTCGTAGAACGAGATCACACCCATCAGGGTCTTCTGTGTCATCACGGGCATGTAGCGAGCATGGCGGTTCAGCATCATGCGGCGCACCTCGTCGATCTCGGTGTCCGGCGTGCAGGTCAGCGGATGGTCGTCCATCACCGAGCGCACCAGCAGCGTGCCGAAGCTCCCGCCATTGCGGACGGTGCCCTGGATCACCTCACGGAAGGTCAACATGCCGACCAGATCCCCGTGCTCCATCACCACCAGCGAACCGATATCACGTTCTGCCATCGTGGAGGCGGCTTCACTCAGAGGTTGATCCGGCTGCACGGTGAACAGGGTGCTGCCCTTGACGCGCAGGATGTCGCTGACTTTCATGGGGGCCTCTCCTTGGAGCAGGTTGAACAAAGCGGGGCCAGACCCCTGATGTCGTTGAATATAGCCGCTTGGCCCAGGGTGGCCAAGGGGGTTTCACGGTAACGCCACGGTCATCGGATGTGCTGGGATCAGGCCGGCAGCGCGTCAGCCACCATGATGGCGTCGAGCCGGGCCGCATGCCAGAACCCGATCGTGAACCCATCGGGCCGCAGCAGCAAGGCGCCCAGCAAGGGGTTCAGCGGCGTCGTGGTCGGGTCGCACAGCAGGGTGTAGCGTCCCCCCGTGTCGTCCTCGTCGGCCAGCCGGCCTACCCAGTCCAGCGTCACCAGCAGATCCAGCACGGGTTCGGTCTGGAGCGGGTCGGTCCGCAATTGCTCTGCCACGGCCTCGGCCGTCAGCCCACGGGCCTGGGTGCATCGCGCGGCCCGCAGCGCGGCCAGCACGGCCAGGGCCAGGGCGAACCGCTGCCCTGGCGTGTCGGGCCACCGCTTGGCCTGAGAGAGCAGACTGGGCATGTAGGCCGCCACCACCGCCCCCATCAGCACGATGAGCCAGCTGAGGTAGATCCAGATCAGGAAGATGGGCATGGCCGCGAATGCGCCATAGACCGTCGAATACACCGGCACCTGCGCGAGGTAGAAGGCCAGCGCCTTTTGCGCCAACTCGAGACCCACGGAGGCAAAGAGCGCGCCGCTCCAGGCATGGGACCAGCGCACGAAGGTATTCGGCACGAAGCGGTACAGCGCGGCAAAGCCAGCGGTCTGCAGCAGGAAGACGATGCCCGTCAGCATCAGGCTCAGGCCGCCCGGCAGGTCAGCCACCAGCCCGCGAGACGCCGACAGCACGTAGGAGGTCACGGACAGGCTGACGGCGGCCACCAGCGGCCCGAGCGTCAGCGCCGCCCAGTACACCAGCACCCGCTGCGCGATGGGCCGGGGGCGCCGCACACGCCAGATGCCGTTGAGCGTGTGGTCGATGGTCAGCATCAGCGCCATCGCCGTGAAGCCCAGCGCCACCAGGCCCAGGCCCCCGAGCTGGCTCGCCTTGGCCGCGAACTTGGTCAGCGTCAGCAACACCGGTTTGGCGATCATGTCGGGCACCAGCCCGGCCAGCACCTGCTGCTCCAGCACCTTGCGGAACCGCGCAAACACCGGAAACGCGCTGAACAGGGCCAGCATCACCGTGAACAAGGGCACCAGCGCGATCGTGGTCGTGAAGGTCAGGCTGCCGGCGGTGAGCCCCAGGCGATCCTCGCGAAACCGGTGGCGCAGGGTCTCGTAGGTCTGCCCCCAGGGCCACTGGATCAGCATCTGTACAAACCGGCGCCAGCGCGACAGGCTGGCCCGCCGGGCGGTCCGCAACACATTCATCTGGCTATGATGCCAGCCTCACGCCCCTCCCACGCTGAAAGAGCCCCGCAGTGTCCGTTCCCGATCCCCTCAACGAGCCGGTTCTCGGCCAGCACCCGCCCGAACGCCAGCGGCAGATCGAGGCGCTGCGTCGCGTCAACCTCGCCGCGCTGCTGGGTCTCATCGCACTTGGCGTGGCGTGGGAGTTGTGGCTTGCACCGCTGCAGGGCGGCAGCGGCGGCGCGCTGGCCTTGAAGGTGGTGCCGCTCACGTTCGGCATCGCCGGCCTGCTCAAGCACCGGCTCTACACCTGCCGCTGGCTGTCGTTGCTGGTGTGGCTCTACTTCACCGAGGGCGTGGTGCGTGCTGCGGGCGACACGGGCTTGTCGCAGCAACTGGCTTTTGTTGAAGTGGCCCTCAGCGTGGTGCTGTTCATCGGCTGCGCGGCTTACGTGCGCCTGCGTCTGCGCGTGCTGCCCCCGAAGGAAAAGGGCGCCCGCCGCAGCGCCGCCGACTGACCATGCCCGACACGTCTGACGCCCTGGTTGCCGCGCTGCGTCAAGCGCTGGGCGCAACGGCCGTCCTTACCTCAGAGGCGCAAGCGGACGAACACGCGCGTTATCTGAGCGACTGGCGGCAGCGCTACCACGGTCGCGCCCGGGCCATCGCCCGCCCAGCCAGCACCGAAGAGGTGGCCACGGTCGTCCGCCTGTGTGCGCAGCACGGCGTCACCATCGTGCCCCAGGGGGGCAACACCGGGCTGGTGGGCGGCGGCGTGCCCGACGCATCGGGTCTGCAGGTGGTGCTTTCGCTGAGCCGCTTGAACCGCGTGCTGGCGGTCGACGCCGCCAACCTGTCGATGACGGTTCAGGCCGGCTGCACCCTCGCGCAGGTCCAGGACGCTGCAGCGGCCGCCGGGCTTCTGTTTCCGCTCAGTCTGGCCTCTGAAGGCACCTGCACCATTGGCGGCAACCTCGCCACCAATGCCGGCGGCACCCAGGTGCTGCGTTACGGCACGGCACGCGAGCTGTGCCTGGGCCTCGAGGTGGTGACAGCACACGGCGAGGTGCTCGACGCCCTCAGCAGCCTGCGCAAGAACAACACCGGCTACGCCCTGCGTGACCTCTTCATCGGCAGCGAAGGCACGCTCGGCATCATCACGGCGGCCAGCCTGCGGCTGCATCCGCGCCCGAAGGGCCTGTGCACGGCCCTGGTGGCCTGCGCCGACATGGGCGCGGCGGTGACGTTGCTGCAGGCCGCACGCCGCGACTTGGATGCGGGGCTCACCGCATTCGAGGTCATGGAAGCGCTGCCGCTGTCGCTGGTGGCACGACACCTGCCCGACGCCGCTCACCCTATTGCGCCGTTCAACGCGGACCCCACAAGCGTGCCGCCACCGTGGCTCGTGTTGATGGAACACACCAGCAGTGTGTCGGACACCCACGCCGCAGAAAGCCTGCAGGGCTGGCTCGACGAGGTGCTCACGACCGGCCTGGCGCAGAACGCCGCGCTGGCGCACAACGAGCACCAACGCAGGGCCATGTGGGGCCTGCGTGAGAGCATCCCGCTCGCCGAAAAGACAGAAGGCCTGATGGTCAAGCACGACATCGGCATGCCCACCTCGGCCGTACCGGCCTTCGTCGAAGAGGCCGGCCGGGCCATCGCACAACGCTGGCCGGACGCGCGGGTCGTCTGCTTCGGCCACCTGGGCGACGGCAACCTGCACTACAACGTGCAGCCGCCTGCCTTGGCGCGCAGCGGCCCTGCCCTCGCGATCTTTGAGGGCGAGGTCAACGCCCTGGTGTTCGGGCTGGTGATGGCGCGGGGCGGCACACTGTCGGCCGAACACGGCATCGGCGCGCTTCGCCGTGATGAACTGGCACGCCGCGCCGACCCAGTGGCGCTCGCCACCATGAAGGCCCTCAAGCAAACCCTCGACCCGACCGGTCTTCTGAATCCCGGCCGGGTGATCTGAGGGCCTGCAGCAGGCCCGGAGGCTCAGGCGCGACGAAGTGCGCGCACCGCGCCGATCACACCAAGACCCGCCAGCATCAAGGCAACCGATTCGGGCTCCGGCACCGCAGAAACCGTCAGCGAGAACTGCTGCCCCACCTTCAGGCCGTTGAGCTGAAGCGTCCAGTCGGCGGTGCCGGCATTGCCGAACACGTCACCGATCTCAAGACCATAGCCTTCGCCGGGCTGGGCCAGTGTGATCTGCGCGATGCCGCCCGCGCGCGACAGCACCGAGCCCGGTGCAAATGTGGTCTGCACGGTACCGACCGAACCGAAGCTCACGCCCTTGTCCAGCGTCAGCGTCACGAGCGACCAGTTGAAGCCGCTCAGGTTGGCCAGCACGGCATCGAACTTCAGCTCGGCGGGGTCCGTCGCCTCCACCGTGAAGACCAGCGTGGCAGGACGCTGGTTGGCCAGGTTGAGGTCCAGGCTCAGCTCGCCATCGGGCGAGTAGAAGCCGGCCAGGGCATTGCCCTGGAGCGACATGCCGGTCATCGTCACCGCATGTGCGGACAGGGTCGCCGACAGCAGGGCCGCCGACAGGAAAGCGTGCTTGATCATGTGAAAACTCCGTTGATCTGTGTGATTCACTGGTTGCCACGTGCCCAGGGGCCCGTGATGGCGAAGGTGATGCCCGGCGTCTGGATGTTGACGAACAGCACGCGGCCGCTCGGATCCCAGCAGGCCCCACAGAACTCGCTGCCCTGGTGGTCGCCCGCATTGACGGACTTGCCCGCGGCGGCAATCTGCGCGGCCGTGAGGTTCACCGTGTTCTTCGCAAAGTAGTAGGCGTCGCCCTGCGCTGTCAGCCCGAACATGCGGGAGCCGGAGCCGTAGCTGTCCGGGCTGTTGCCGCCGTCCTCGCACAGCAGGATGCCGCCCCGCGGGCTCACGGTGATGTTGTCGGGGTTGTTGCCCACCAGCTGGCCGCTGCTGACGTAGATGGCCTTCATCTTCATCGTGGCCAGATCCAGCTCCCAGACGGCACCGTCGCCGCGACCGGGGCGGTTGCTGCTGTCCACGCCCACGCTCGTGTCCGCGATGTACATCTTGCCGGCGTGGTACCAGATGCCCTCACCGCGGCTCATTTGCAGGCAGCCCGCATTCCAGGCCTGCGCGAACGTGCCGCTGCAGCCGGTGGCCGAGGTGATGCCCGGCGGCACCAGGGACAAGGCCGCGGTCGTCGTGATGTCGGCGTCCGGGTTGGCGATCGTGACCCACTCGAGTTCCACCTCGTCGCCCATCGACGCCACGATCAGGCTGGCATTCGGGCGCCCCTTCACGCGGGCCGCCTGCAGCTCACCGCCCTGCACCAGCGAGCCCACGCCACCTGGCGTCACATGGGGCACATAGCGGTACAGCGCGGACACGTTGCGCGCGTCCTCGGTCTCGTAGACGATGCCGGACTTCGGGTCGACCGCCACGGCCTCGTGGGCAAAGCGGCCCATGCCCACGATGGGCTGGCCCGTGGTCTGCAACGGATCGGCGGTCACCTCGAAGACATAGCCGTGCTTCTTGCCGGTGGTCGACACATTGTTCGTGTTGATCTCTTCGCAACTCAGCCACGTGCCCCACGGCGTCACGCCACCAGCGCAATTGACCAGCGTGCCGCCCAGGCTGGGCGCCATGCTGACCCAGTTGCCATCACGGAAGACGAGGTTCGTGGTGCCGCCCAGTGCGGTGGCGCCGGCAATCTGGCCGTCGTCGTAGACGCCGGGCGCCTGGATGCGGCTGGCGTAGTCGCCGGTGCCGCGCTCGTGGTTGCGCACCAGCACCATCTCGGTCGAGCGACCGACCTGGCGCGTGCGGACGACGGCCATGCCGTCGTGGTTGCTGGGGCAACGCTGGCCGTTGGCCATTAGATCGCCAGTCCAGCCGAAGGACTTGTACGAGAAGCCGGACGGCAGCATGAGCAGGGGCAGACCGGTGCTCAGGTCATTCACCGGCGCGAGCGCGCCATAGGGGCCGGTGACGAGGTTGCTGAACCGGGTCGCGGCATGCGCCTGGCGCATCTGCAGCCCTTGCAGGGTGGTGAACAGGCCGGCGGCCATCAGGGCACCAGAGCCTTGCAGCATCTGGCGGCGCTTCATGTCGTGGGGTTTCATGAGGGACCTTCTGGGGAGGATGTGGGGCGAGACAAACCCGCCGCGCGGCGGGATTCCCACATCCTCGAAGGCCTCGATGACAGGCACGTGGCACTCTGCACCTGCCCGACAGTCCCCCCCTCAGGCTGGGGGTGCCGTCTCCCGACGCCCGCTCCCCCTCACTGCAGGCTGGACTTCGGCACCACCGGCCAGGGCAAGGCCATCACCTCGATGCCTTCGTCCGCGAGCGCCTCACGCTCTTCCGCCGAAGCCTGGCCACGGATGCCCCGCTCCGGCGCCTCGCCGTGATGGATACGGCGGGCCTCCTCGGCGAACCGCTCGCCGACGTCCTCCGTGCGGGCCGTCACC
This is a stretch of genomic DNA from Aquabacterium olei. It encodes these proteins:
- a CDS encoding YihY family inner membrane protein, which encodes MNVLRTARRASLSRWRRFVQMLIQWPWGQTYETLRHRFREDRLGLTAGSLTFTTTIALVPLFTVMLALFSAFPVFARFRKVLEQQVLAGLVPDMIAKPVLLTLTKFAAKASQLGGLGLVALGFTAMALMLTIDHTLNGIWRVRRPRPIAQRVLVYWAALTLGPLVAAVSLSVTSYVLSASRGLVADLPGGLSLMLTGIVFLLQTAGFAALYRFVPNTFVRWSHAWSGALFASVGLELAQKALAFYLAQVPVYSTVYGAFAAMPIFLIWIYLSWLIVLMGAVVAAYMPSLLSQAKRWPDTPGQRFALALAVLAALRAARCTQARGLTAEAVAEQLRTDPLQTEPVLDLLVTLDWVGRLADEDDTGGRYTLLCDPTTTPLNPLLGALLLRPDGFTIGFWHAARLDAIMVADALPA
- a CDS encoding DUF2069 domain-containing protein, which translates into the protein MEALRRVNLAALLGLIALGVAWELWLAPLQGGSGGALALKVVPLTFGIAGLLKHRLYTCRWLSLLVWLYFTEGVVRAAGDTGLSQQLAFVEVALSVVLFIGCAAYVRLRLRVLPPKEKGARRSAAD
- a CDS encoding FAD-binding oxidoreductase, whose product is MPDTSDALVAALRQALGATAVLTSEAQADEHARYLSDWRQRYHGRARAIARPASTEEVATVVRLCAQHGVTIVPQGGNTGLVGGGVPDASGLQVVLSLSRLNRVLAVDAANLSMTVQAGCTLAQVQDAAAAAGLLFPLSLASEGTCTIGGNLATNAGGTQVLRYGTARELCLGLEVVTAHGEVLDALSSLRKNNTGYALRDLFIGSEGTLGIITAASLRLHPRPKGLCTALVACADMGAAVTLLQAARRDLDAGLTAFEVMEALPLSLVARHLPDAAHPIAPFNADPTSVPPPWLVLMEHTSSVSDTHAAESLQGWLDEVLTTGLAQNAALAHNEHQRRAMWGLRESIPLAEKTEGLMVKHDIGMPTSAVPAFVEEAGRAIAQRWPDARVVCFGHLGDGNLHYNVQPPALARSGPALAIFEGEVNALVFGLVMARGGTLSAEHGIGALRRDELARRADPVALATMKALKQTLDPTGLLNPGRVI
- a CDS encoding PEP-CTERM sorting domain-containing protein — encoded protein: MIKHAFLSAALLSATLSAHAVTMTGMSLQGNALAGFYSPDGELSLDLNLANQRPATLVFTVEATDPAELKFDAVLANLSGFNWSLVTLTLDKGVSFGSVGTVQTTFAPGSVLSRAGGIAQITLAQPGEGYGLEIGDVFGNAGTADWTLQLNGLKVGQQFSLTVSAVPEPESVALMLAGLGVIGAVRALRRA
- a CDS encoding PhoX family protein — protein: MKPHDMKRRQMLQGSGALMAAGLFTTLQGLQMRQAHAATRFSNLVTGPYGALAPVNDLSTGLPLLMLPSGFSYKSFGWTGDLMANGQRCPSNHDGMAVVRTRQVGRSTEMVLVRNHERGTGDYASRIQAPGVYDDGQIAGATALGGTTNLVFRDGNWVSMAPSLGGTLVNCAGGVTPWGTWLSCEEINTNNVSTTGKKHGYVFEVTADPLQTTGQPIVGMGRFAHEAVAVDPKSGIVYETEDARNVSALYRYVPHVTPGGVGSLVQGGELQAARVKGRPNASLIVASMGDEVELEWVTIANPDADITTTAALSLVPPGITSATGCSGTFAQAWNAGCLQMSRGEGIWYHAGKMYIADTSVGVDSSNRPGRGDGAVWELDLATMKMKAIYVSSGQLVGNNPDNITVSPRGGILLCEDGGNSPDSYGSGSRMFGLTAQGDAYYFAKNTVNLTAAQIAAAGKSVNAGDHQGSEFCGACWDPSGRVLFVNIQTPGITFAITGPWARGNQ